The following proteins are encoded in a genomic region of Phycisphaerae bacterium:
- a CDS encoding DNA-directed RNA polymerase subunit alpha, translated as MRIRWRGLELPTRVMRDDAASQGNYGRFVVEPFERGFGTTVGNSLRRILLSSLEGSAVTRVRIKGVDHEFMTMPGVLEDVTEIILNVKTLVVNLSTDAPKSMKVSVRGRSGESVQVRASDIQADSAIEIINRDHLICTLTDNVEFEMEMTVARGRSYVTAEENKGVDQDQVIGDIPVDSVFSPVSRVRYRVEDTRVGQRTNYDRLVMEIWTNGTIAPEMALVEAAKILRKHLNPFVQYFELSAGLAVEGQLPAVGGTEGTAGVDEAKLALPISVLDLSVRSSNCLASANIGTIRELLQREEADLLKLRSFGKTSLREVKRKLADFGLALRPSVGLNLDDDDDDQEELDRTPASSKFGGTPAGRPGIAPLDSGSMGTVTNFGSQPDNEHRE; from the coding sequence ATGCGAATTCGTTGGCGTGGTTTGGAATTGCCCACCCGCGTGATGCGGGATGATGCCGCGAGTCAGGGTAACTACGGTCGATTCGTCGTCGAGCCGTTTGAGAGAGGCTTCGGCACTACCGTCGGCAACAGTCTCCGCCGAATCCTGCTGTCCAGCCTTGAAGGATCAGCCGTGACGCGCGTCCGCATCAAGGGCGTCGATCACGAATTCATGACAATGCCCGGCGTGCTCGAAGACGTGACGGAGATCATCCTCAACGTCAAAACCCTCGTCGTCAATCTCTCCACCGACGCCCCGAAGTCCATGAAGGTTTCAGTGCGCGGCCGCTCCGGCGAGTCGGTTCAGGTCCGCGCGTCGGATATTCAGGCTGACTCCGCGATTGAGATCATCAACCGCGACCACCTGATTTGCACGCTCACGGACAATGTCGAATTCGAAATGGAAATGACCGTCGCCCGTGGACGAAGTTATGTCACAGCCGAGGAAAACAAGGGCGTCGATCAGGATCAGGTCATCGGCGATATCCCCGTGGACTCTGTTTTCTCCCCGGTTTCCCGCGTCCGGTACCGCGTCGAGGACACGCGAGTCGGTCAGCGGACAAATTACGATCGCCTCGTCATGGAAATCTGGACAAACGGCACGATCGCGCCCGAAATGGCGCTGGTCGAGGCCGCCAAGATTCTCCGCAAGCACCTCAATCCGTTCGTCCAGTACTTTGAGCTCAGCGCAGGTCTGGCCGTGGAAGGTCAGCTCCCGGCCGTCGGCGGAACCGAGGGCACCGCGGGCGTCGATGAAGCCAAGCTTGCCTTGCCTATTTCGGTCTTGGATCTGTCGGTCCGATCGAGCAACTGCCTCGCCTCGGCCAACATCGGCACCATTCGCGAATTGCTTCAGCGTGAGGAGGCCGACCTGCTCAAGCTGCGAAGCTTCGGAAAGACCTCCCTTCGCGAGGTGAAACGCAAGCTGGCGGATTTCGGTCTGGCCCTTCGTCCTTCGGTCGGCTTGAATCTCGACGACGACGACGACGACCAGGAGGAGTTGGACCGCACACCCGCCAGTTCCAAGTTCGGCGGCACCCCGGCTGGACGCCCCGGTATCGCCCCGCTCGATTCCGGATCAATGGGAACCGTGACAAACTTCGGTTCGCAGCCGGATAACGAACATCGGGAATAA
- the rpsK gene encoding 30S ribosomal protein S11: protein MAKTTKKKVRRHVTRAVAHVRSTFNNTMVTITDFNGETLCWASAGTVGFKGTRKSTPFAAQRAGETAAQAARRYGVTEVEVKVKGPGSGRESAVSGLQSGGLRVQSIEDVTPLPHNGCRARRKRRV, encoded by the coding sequence GTGGCGAAGACGACGAAGAAAAAAGTTCGACGGCATGTCACCCGCGCGGTTGCCCATGTTCGCTCGACGTTCAACAACACGATGGTGACCATCACCGACTTCAATGGCGAAACGCTCTGCTGGGCGTCCGCTGGAACGGTCGGGTTCAAGGGCACCCGCAAGAGTACGCCTTTCGCGGCCCAGCGTGCCGGCGAAACTGCCGCGCAGGCCGCACGGCGCTATGGCGTCACCGAGGTCGAAGTGAAGGTCAAGGGGCCTGGCAGCGGGCGGGAGTCCGCGGTCTCTGGCTTGCAGTCCGGCGGTCTTCGCGTTCAGTCGATTGAGGACGTAACCCCGCTTCCGCACAACGGCTGTCGCGCCCGCCGCAAGCGTCGCGTTTGA
- the rpsM gene encoding 30S ribosomal protein S13, producing MPRIAGVDIPAEKRIVISLAYIYGIGPTQSAAILKEAGIDENTRAKNLTEDQISHIAGIIDRNFVVEGQLRRQVQQNIARLRDIQCYRGWRHRKGLPVRGQRTRTNARTRKGPKKTVAGKKGVKELRS from the coding sequence ATGCCACGTATTGCGGGTGTCGACATACCGGCCGAAAAGCGAATCGTGATTTCGCTGGCCTACATTTACGGAATCGGTCCGACGCAAAGCGCCGCGATCCTGAAGGAAGCCGGGATCGATGAAAACACGCGCGCCAAGAATCTGACGGAAGATCAGATCAGCCACATCGCCGGCATCATCGACCGCAACTTTGTGGTCGAAGGTCAATTGCGACGCCAGGTCCAGCAGAATATCGCCCGATTGCGCGACATTCAGTGCTATCGGGGCTGGCGCCATCGAAAGGGTCTTCCTGTTCGAGGCCAGCGAACGCGCACGAACGCGCGAACGAGAAAAGGCCCCAAGAAGACCGTCGCCGGCAAGAAGGGCGTCAAGGAATTGCGAAGCTAA
- the rpmJ gene encoding 50S ribosomal protein L36, translating into MKVRSSVRRICENCKIVKRKGIVRVICSSDPRHKQRQG; encoded by the coding sequence ATGAAGGTTCGTTCGAGTGTTCGCAGAATTTGCGAGAACTGCAAGATTGTCAAGCGCAAGGGTATCGTTCGGGTGATTTGCTCGTCCGATCCTCGCCACAAACAGCGCCAGGGCTAA
- the map gene encoding type I methionyl aminopeptidase: protein MAVLKSPREIELMRAAGRIVFGVLNRMAEMVKPGIRVRELGEEAERLIAESGGIALFKGVRTPNTKFAFPSAICASVNDEVVHGIPNDRVLHEGDIISVDCGVRFKGYCGDSARTFEVGKVSPEARRLLEVTKGTLDLALAEIRPGRLWSEVAGLMQRYVESRGFSVVREFVGHGIGQEMHEEPKVPNYTDRDQRKSDFVLEPGLVIAVEPMVNAGARHVKMGDSTGWPQVTKDGSLSAHFEHTVAVTPAGVDVLTDGR, encoded by the coding sequence ATGGCTGTACTGAAAAGCCCGCGCGAAATCGAGCTGATGCGAGCGGCTGGCCGTATCGTGTTTGGCGTGCTGAATCGCATGGCCGAGATGGTCAAGCCAGGCATTCGTGTCCGCGAGTTGGGCGAAGAGGCCGAACGGCTGATCGCCGAATCGGGCGGGATCGCACTGTTCAAGGGTGTACGGACGCCGAACACGAAGTTCGCGTTTCCGTCGGCGATCTGCGCCAGCGTGAACGATGAAGTGGTCCACGGAATTCCGAACGATCGCGTCCTTCACGAGGGCGACATCATCAGCGTCGATTGCGGCGTTCGGTTCAAGGGCTATTGCGGCGACTCGGCACGGACGTTTGAAGTCGGCAAGGTCTCGCCGGAAGCTCGGCGGCTGCTGGAAGTGACCAAGGGCACGCTCGACTTGGCCCTTGCGGAGATCCGCCCGGGACGCCTATGGAGCGAGGTTGCCGGCCTGATGCAGCGTTATGTGGAGTCTCGGGGCTTTTCGGTGGTTCGCGAGTTCGTGGGCCACGGAATTGGCCAGGAGATGCACGAAGAGCCGAAAGTGCCCAACTACACGGACCGTGACCAACGAAAGTCGGATTTCGTGCTGGAACCGGGCTTGGTGATTGCCGTGGAACCCATGGTGAACGCCGGAGCAAGACATGTTAAGATGGGGGATTCGACGGGCTGGCCGCAGGTCACGAAGGACGGCAGCCTTTCGGCGCATTTTGAGCATACAGTCGCCGTCACGCCGGCTGGCGTGGATGTGCTGACGGACGGGCGGTAA
- a CDS encoding adenylate kinase, which produces MNIVLLGPPGAGKGTQAAILARSAGLLHLSSGDILRAERRAQTDLGRKAQEFMDAGNLVPDDLILSMMMHHIGRPEASRGFLLDGFPRTVAQAQGLDVRLLRESRRLDAVICIDVEDEVVVRRLTGRWSCPNCARVYHMEFSPPGASGVCDECGQKLARRMDDEPSVVNERLRNYHELTKPLIAYYRDEGVLRTVSGVGSLDAVSEAIRKACPGL; this is translated from the coding sequence GTGAACATTGTCCTCCTCGGTCCTCCCGGCGCCGGCAAGGGGACGCAGGCCGCGATCCTTGCCAGATCAGCCGGGTTGCTGCACCTCTCCAGCGGCGACATTCTCCGCGCGGAGCGGCGAGCGCAGACCGATTTGGGGCGCAAGGCTCAGGAATTTATGGATGCCGGCAACCTTGTGCCGGACGACCTGATTCTGAGCATGATGATGCATCACATCGGTCGGCCGGAGGCGTCGAGGGGTTTCCTTCTTGACGGCTTCCCGCGAACGGTGGCCCAGGCGCAGGGGCTGGATGTTCGACTCCTGCGTGAATCGCGGCGACTCGATGCGGTGATCTGCATCGATGTGGAAGATGAGGTGGTCGTGCGCCGCCTGACTGGACGGTGGTCCTGTCCGAATTGTGCGCGCGTCTATCATATGGAGTTTTCGCCGCCCGGAGCGTCCGGCGTGTGCGATGAATGCGGGCAGAAGCTCGCGCGGCGCATGGATGACGAGCCGAGCGTGGTGAACGAGCGGCTTCGAAACTACCATGAATTGACGAAACCGCTGATCGCGTACTACCGCGACGAGGGCGTGTTGCGGACGGTTTCAGGCGTCGGCAGCCTGGACGCGGTGAGCGAGGCGATCCGAAAGGCATGTCCTGGTCTATGA
- the secY gene encoding preprotein translocase subunit SecY, whose translation MLSAFLNIFKVPELRNKIVFTLALLAVYRIGFYVPLPGIDQSELESHFTRMKDAGSSEGAGGVEQLTEYFSMFTGGNLQQSTIFGLGIMPYISASIIFQLLGTVIPSLEKLRREGEIGRKKIQEYTRYSTVLICIIQAGFWLHYIKSARLVHEEFNDMSNNFLASVSFILIGLTAMTAGTVFLMWLGEQIDEYGIGNGVSLIIMAGILARMPTAVGWVIENASIDVSGEAQMGPAKILFLLLAFVGVIAGSILITQGQRRIPIQQAKQMRGRRMYGGQRNYLPLRVNHGGVMPIIFASSLLIFPGLFFGWLADSFPSVGFFQTMASEFHGSSFLYVLSYIAMIYFFAYFWTTVQFQPKEMANSLRDNGSFIPGLRPGKRTADYLETVMTRITYVGAGFLALIAIIPQLLASAMNIPFSVSSFLGGTGLLIVVSVGLDLVQRVEANLIMRNYAGFLDSEGGGRIKGAYT comes from the coding sequence ATGCTTTCGGCATTTCTGAACATCTTTAAGGTCCCCGAGCTGCGAAACAAGATTGTTTTCACGCTCGCGCTGTTGGCCGTTTACCGTATCGGCTTTTATGTGCCGTTGCCGGGCATCGACCAGTCTGAGCTTGAGTCGCACTTCACCCGCATGAAGGACGCCGGTTCGAGTGAAGGCGCCGGCGGGGTCGAGCAGCTCACCGAGTATTTCTCGATGTTCACCGGCGGCAATCTCCAGCAGAGCACCATCTTCGGCCTTGGAATCATGCCGTATATCTCTGCGTCGATTATCTTCCAGTTGCTCGGCACAGTCATTCCCTCGCTCGAAAAACTGCGGCGTGAAGGCGAGATCGGTCGGAAAAAGATTCAGGAATACACCCGCTATTCCACGGTGCTCATCTGCATCATCCAGGCCGGCTTCTGGCTGCACTACATCAAGAGCGCTCGGCTCGTCCACGAAGAATTCAACGACATGAGCAACAACTTCCTGGCCTCCGTGTCGTTCATCCTCATCGGCCTGACGGCCATGACCGCTGGCACCGTGTTCCTCATGTGGCTCGGCGAGCAGATCGACGAATACGGCATCGGTAACGGAGTCAGCCTCATCATCATGGCGGGCATTCTCGCCCGTATGCCGACGGCCGTCGGCTGGGTGATCGAAAATGCTTCGATCGATGTCAGCGGCGAAGCCCAGATGGGCCCGGCGAAGATTCTGTTCCTGCTTTTGGCATTCGTCGGCGTCATTGCCGGCTCAATCCTCATCACGCAGGGGCAGCGGCGAATTCCGATTCAACAGGCCAAGCAGATGCGCGGTCGCCGAATGTACGGGGGTCAGCGGAACTACCTGCCCCTGCGCGTGAATCATGGCGGCGTCATGCCGATCATTTTCGCAAGCAGTTTGTTGATTTTCCCCGGCCTGTTCTTTGGCTGGCTTGCCGATTCGTTCCCGAGCGTGGGCTTCTTTCAGACCATGGCTTCTGAGTTTCACGGGTCGAGCTTCCTTTACGTGCTCAGCTACATCGCGATGATTTACTTCTTCGCTTATTTCTGGACGACCGTGCAGTTCCAGCCCAAGGAAATGGCGAACTCGCTCCGCGATAACGGCAGCTTCATTCCAGGACTTCGACCGGGCAAGCGAACGGCTGACTATCTGGAAACTGTCATGACTCGGATCACCTACGTCGGAGCGGGCTTCCTCGCGTTGATCGCGATCATCCCGCAGCTCTTGGCCTCGGCCATGAATATTCCGTTCTCGGTGTCTTCCTTCCTTGGCGGTACCGGGTTGCTGATTGTTGTGAGCGTCGGTCTCGATCTGGTCCAGCGAGTCGAAGCCAACCTCATTATGCGAAACTACGCGGGATTCCTTGATAGTGAGGGAGGAGGCCGTATCAAGGGAGCCTATACGTGA
- the rplO gene encoding 50S ribosomal protein L15, which yields MNITEITRKAGAHPRRWRVGRGEGSGSGKTSGRGHKGSGARAGVTKFELYEGGMFPFFRRIPKFGFSNVLFRKEYQIVNLADIAERFDNGAHVTPAALEEAGLVRDRSKPVKILGDGEFAKKLTIDAHRFSATASSKIESAGGKVNWLGPKPKKKFVRRPKPAAEAPAAGGKKSRAAKASAGGDEASGGAE from the coding sequence ATGAATATCACTGAAATTACCAGGAAGGCCGGTGCCCATCCGCGGCGATGGCGTGTCGGTCGAGGCGAGGGCAGCGGCAGCGGCAAGACGTCCGGCCGCGGCCACAAAGGCTCCGGCGCGCGAGCGGGCGTCACCAAGTTCGAGCTGTACGAAGGCGGCATGTTTCCGTTCTTTCGCCGCATTCCGAAGTTCGGATTCAGCAACGTGCTGTTTCGCAAGGAATATCAGATCGTGAATCTGGCGGACATCGCCGAACGATTTGACAACGGCGCACACGTAACGCCGGCCGCGCTCGAAGAAGCCGGTCTGGTCCGGGATCGATCCAAGCCGGTCAAGATCCTCGGTGATGGCGAGTTTGCGAAGAAGCTGACGATCGACGCACATCGATTCAGCGCCACGGCCTCGTCGAAAATCGAGTCGGCCGGCGGCAAGGTCAATTGGCTCGGTCCCAAGCCGAAGAAAAAGTTCGTTCGACGGCCCAAGCCGGCGGCTGAGGCCCCGGCGGCCGGCGGCAAGAAGTCCAGGGCGGCAAAGGCGTCGGCGGGCGGAGATGAAGCGAGCGGAGGCGCTGAGTGA
- the rpsE gene encoding 30S ribosomal protein S5, whose product MAKSSQRRGREADEGPGYDDNVVKVYRCSKVVKGGRRFSFAALVVVGDRNGRVGVGYGKANEVPNAVDKARKQASRQLKPVRLNGTTIPHRVKGQFGASQVLLLPAPTGTGVIAGSSVRAVLELAGIGDCLTKVYGSTSPKNLVKATLNALQMVRDRATVEKLRGVTLSA is encoded by the coding sequence ATGGCAAAGTCGAGTCAAAGAAGAGGTCGCGAGGCCGACGAAGGCCCGGGTTATGACGACAATGTCGTCAAGGTCTATCGCTGCTCGAAGGTCGTCAAAGGCGGTCGTCGATTCAGCTTCGCCGCGCTGGTTGTCGTCGGAGACCGGAACGGTCGTGTCGGCGTCGGATACGGCAAGGCGAACGAAGTGCCGAATGCCGTGGACAAAGCACGGAAGCAGGCCTCCCGCCAGTTGAAGCCCGTGCGTCTCAACGGCACCACCATTCCGCATCGCGTCAAGGGGCAGTTCGGTGCGAGTCAGGTGTTGCTCTTGCCCGCTCCGACCGGTACCGGTGTGATCGCCGGTTCGAGCGTTCGCGCGGTGCTTGAGTTGGCCGGCATCGGAGACTGTCTGACCAAGGTTTACGGCTCGACCAGCCCGAAGAATCTGGTCAAGGCGACCCTGAACGCGCTCCAGATGGTGCGCGATCGTGCAACGGTTGAGAAGCTGCGCGGCGTGACGCTCAGTGCTTGA
- the rplR gene encoding 50S ribosomal protein L18, which produces MNEQRRKTVRLQRRKLRVRRKLFGTPERPRLTVNRSHKNISAQIIDDISGRTLCAASTLQKDVAEAVKYGGNCAAAAKIGQILAERARMQGIRLIAFDRTGLRYHGRIKALAEAARKAGLEF; this is translated from the coding sequence ATGAACGAACAACGACGAAAAACAGTCCGACTTCAGCGCCGCAAACTACGCGTTCGGCGAAAACTCTTCGGCACGCCGGAGCGGCCGCGGCTCACGGTGAACCGCAGCCACAAGAACATCAGCGCGCAGATCATCGACGACATTTCCGGCCGCACCCTCTGTGCCGCCAGCACCTTGCAGAAGGATGTCGCCGAGGCCGTGAAGTATGGCGGCAACTGCGCGGCAGCGGCGAAGATCGGCCAGATTCTCGCCGAGCGGGCGCGGATGCAGGGCATTCGGCTGATTGCTTTCGATCGCACCGGTTTGCGGTATCACGGTCGAATCAAGGCGCTGGCGGAGGCCGCGCGGAAGGCCGGTCTGGAGTTTTAG
- the rplF gene encoding 50S ribosomal protein L6, translating to MSRIGKKPIDLPAGVKVAVQGNKVSVTGPKGTLTFAHANGVKVAHDASANALKVDRASDSATARALHGTTRAILNNLVVGVTQGYSQKMEVYGTGYTVAVQGQSLDLKVGYSHLIKIPVPAGIKVTVEVAAAKGDDTPAKLTVEGIDKEVVGRFCRAIKDARHPEPYKGKGVRYEGEQILRKAGKAFAGAGG from the coding sequence ATGTCTCGTATCGGCAAAAAGCCAATCGACCTGCCGGCCGGCGTGAAGGTCGCGGTTCAGGGCAACAAGGTCAGTGTGACCGGCCCCAAGGGAACGTTGACGTTCGCGCATGCCAACGGTGTCAAGGTCGCGCACGATGCGTCCGCCAATGCCCTCAAGGTCGATCGCGCTTCGGATTCTGCGACAGCTCGCGCTCTCCATGGCACGACCCGCGCAATCCTGAATAATCTGGTCGTCGGCGTCACGCAGGGCTATTCACAGAAGATGGAAGTGTACGGAACCGGCTACACCGTCGCGGTGCAGGGCCAGTCGCTCGACCTGAAGGTCGGCTATTCCCATCTGATCAAAATTCCGGTCCCTGCCGGCATCAAAGTGACCGTCGAGGTCGCGGCAGCCAAGGGTGACGACACGCCCGCCAAGCTGACTGTGGAAGGCATCGACAAGGAAGTTGTCGGGCGCTTCTGTCGCGCAATCAAGGATGCACGCCACCCCGAGCCGTACAAAGGCAAGGGTGTCCGTTACGAAGGTGAACAGATTCTCCGCAAGGCGGGCAAGGCCTTCGCCGGAGCAGGTGGTTGA
- the rpsH gene encoding 30S ribosomal protein S8, which yields MWSDPIADMLTRIRNASRNRADTVMIPRSNFKHAICKVLQEEGYINDVQSIEDGAVGQLRLKLKYGPRGEHVINGLKRESKSGCRKYVGVDEIPSVLNGLGIAILSTSRGVLSDRRCREERLGGELLCTVY from the coding sequence ATGTGGAGTGATCCCATCGCCGATATGTTGACCCGGATTCGCAACGCGTCGCGCAACCGCGCCGACACCGTGATGATTCCGCGCAGCAATTTCAAACATGCCATCTGCAAAGTGCTGCAGGAGGAAGGCTACATCAACGATGTGCAGTCGATCGAAGACGGCGCCGTCGGGCAGCTTCGCCTCAAGTTGAAATACGGACCGCGCGGCGAGCACGTCATCAACGGCCTGAAGCGAGAAAGCAAGTCCGGCTGCCGGAAGTACGTCGGCGTCGATGAAATTCCGAGCGTGTTGAACGGCTTGGGCATCGCCATCCTCTCGACGAGTCGCGGCGTGCTCAGCGACCGCCGCTGCCGTGAGGAGCGTTTGGGTGGCGAGCTGCTTTGCACGGTGTATTGA
- a CDS encoding type Z 30S ribosomal protein S14, with product MAKKSWMIKSLRKPKFKVRAYTRCQVCGRSRAVYRKFRLCRLCFRMLALEGKIPGVRKSSW from the coding sequence ATGGCCAAGAAAAGTTGGATGATTAAGTCCCTGCGGAAGCCGAAGTTCAAGGTTCGAGCTTACACGCGGTGTCAGGTGTGCGGACGGTCCCGCGCGGTTTACCGCAAGTTCCGGTTGTGCCGCCTGTGTTTCCGCATGTTGGCGCTCGAAGGCAAGATTCCGGGGGTTCGAAAGTCAAGCTGGTGA